Part of the Bacteroidales bacterium genome, GACATTATGGACAGATACTAATTAAGTATTTTTAAAATTATTTAAAATAAATGAAAATCGCTTTAGCTCAACTGAATTATCATATAGGAAATTTTGAAAAAAATTCATCCAAAATTCTGCAAAATATAGAAAAAGCTAAAAAAAATGGTGTTGACTTAATAATATTTTCTGAACTGTCAGTATGTGGGTATCCTCCTCATGATTTGTTAGAGCAAAAAGATTTTATTTTACAAGGTATTATAACTGTTGAAAAAATTGCAAAATCCTGTTATAATATTGCCGCAATAGTTGGAGCACCAAGCATTAACCCAAATCCTGAAGGGAAAAAATTATATAACTCAGCTTTTTTCTTAAATAATGGGAAAATTGAAAAAGTTATTAATAAATCTCTGCTGCCAACATACGATATTTTTGATGAATATAGGTATTTTGAACCAAACAGTGAATATGAAATATTAGATTTTAAAGGAAAAAAAATTGCACTTACTATATGTGAAGACCTTTGGGACGACCAAGCTGTTGATGAAAATATTGAAAGAGAAAAGCTATATGTTAAATCACCTATGGGAGAGTTGTTGAAATATAAACCGGATTTTATAATAAACATTGCTGCTTCACCATTTTCCTATAACAAGGAAAATTTTCGACAAAAAGCATTAATAAACAAAACAAAAAAGTATAATCTGTCAATATTTTATGTAAATCAAGTTGGTGCTCAAACAGAATTGATTTTTGACGGTGGTTCAATGGTTGTAAGTAATAATGGAAAAATCACCGATTATTTTAATACTTTTTCTGAGGATTACAGAGAAATATTTTTAGATAGAATTATTAAAGATAAAACGGTAGTAGAAAGTATAAATGCAAATAATAAAATTGAAAATATCTATAATGCCTTGGTTCTCGGCATAAAAGATTATTTTGAAAAAACAGGTTTCAAAAAAGCAACACTTGGATTATCAGGAGGAATTGATTCGGCAGTAACTCTGGTTTTAGCTGAAAGGGCATTAGGAAATAAAAATCTGAGGGTTTTATTATTGCCTTCAAAATATTCTTCTGAGCATTCAATAAAAGATGCAATTAATTTAGCAGATAATCTGAATATCCAATATGATACTATAAACATAAATAAAATTGTTGAAAGTTTTGAAAGCTCATTATCCACACTTTTTAAAGATACACAGGAAGATATTACTGAAGAAAATATTCAGGCAAGGATAAGAGGAACTTTATTGATGGCATTATCAAATAAATTTGGAAATATTTTGCTCAACACATCAAACAAAAGTGAAGCTGCTGTAGGATATGGTACTCTTTATGGTGATATGTGCGGAGGACTTTCCGTACTGGGTGATGTATATAAAACAGATGTTTACAGACTTGCTAATTACATAAACAGGGAAAAAGAAATAATACCTTTAAATACTATTCAAAAACCCCCGTCAGCAGAGTTAAGACCAAATCAGCTTGATCAGGATTCATTACCTGAATATGATATTTTAGATAATATTTTGTATCAATATATAGAGTTGAAAAAATCAGTTAGCGAAATAGTTGAAAAAGGATTTGAGAAAAATATTGTTGAAAAAATAATCAGTCTGGTTAATACAAATGAATATAAAAGATTTCAATCGCCACCTATATTAAGAATATCATCAAAAGCATTTGGCGTTGGCAGAAAAATGCCATTAGTTGCCAAATATTAATCTAAATTTTTTTAAAATCAAAATGAGTTATAAATCAATCAATCCTGCAACTGGTAAATTATTAAATTCATATTCAATAATTAGTGATGATGAATTACAAGAAAAAATTATCTGTGCAAATGATGTTTTTAAATACTGGCGAAAAACAGAACTTGATTATCGTAAAATGTTATTGCTAAAAGTTGCCGATTTGCTTGAGTCTGAAAAGGAAATACATGCCGGAAACATGACTGCCGAAATGGGAAAACCAATCAATCAGTCGATTGCTGAGGTAGAAAAATCCGCATTAGTTTGCAGATATTATGCTGAAAATGCAAAAAAGTTCCTTGAACCTGAAAGAAAAAAATCATCAGCAAAAGAAAGTTATATAAAATACGAACCAATTGGAGTTATATATGCAGTTATGCCATGGAATTTTCCTTATTGGCAGGTTTTCCGTTTTATTGCTCCAAATTTTATTCTTGGTAATACAGGATTATTAAAACATGCTTCGAATGTTCCCGCTTGTGCACTTGCAATAGAAAAATTATTTATTGATGCAGGAGCTAAAAAAGGAATATTTCAAAATCTTTTTATTAACTATCATCAATCAGAGGAAGTTGTTAAAAATCAGTATGTTCGTGGTGTAACATTAACAGGAAGTAATTACGCGGGTTCAAAAGTCGCAGAATTAGCCGGTAAATATATTAAAAAAAGTGTCCTCGAACTTGGTGGAAGCGATCCTTTCCTGATTTTTGAAGATGCTGATATTGAAGAAGCTGTTAAATATGGAATTATTTCGAGGTTTTTAAATGCAGGTCAAAGTTGTATTGCAGCAAAAAGATTTATTGTTCACAATAAAATTTATGATAAATTCATCAATATTTTTAAAAGAGAAACTGAAAAACTGAAAACGGGCGATCCGATGAATTCTGACAATTATATTGGACCTATGGCAAAAGAAAGTTTTGTTATTGAATTGGAAGAACAAGTTAATAAAAGTGTTGAAATGGGTGCAAAAATTATTACGGGAGGTAAAAGAAAAAAATCAGGTACTTGTTATTACTTACCAACAATAATTGATAATATTCCTGAAAATGCACCTTTAGCTAACGAGGAAATATTTGGTCCGGTTGCACCTGTATTTGAATTTAATGATTATTCTGAAGCTGTAAAAATTGCAAACAACACTCCTTTTGGGTTAGGAGCAACTGTCTGGACAAAAGATATTGATAAGGCTAAAAAAATTGCAGATGAAATAGTAACAGGTACAGTAGCAATTAACGGAATGGTTAAATCAGAACCGGGATTACCGTTTGGAGGCGTTAAAGACA contains:
- a CDS encoding NAD-dependent succinate-semialdehyde dehydrogenase: MSYKSINPATGKLLNSYSIISDDELQEKIICANDVFKYWRKTELDYRKMLLLKVADLLESEKEIHAGNMTAEMGKPINQSIAEVEKSALVCRYYAENAKKFLEPERKKSSAKESYIKYEPIGVIYAVMPWNFPYWQVFRFIAPNFILGNTGLLKHASNVPACALAIEKLFIDAGAKKGIFQNLFINYHQSEEVVKNQYVRGVTLTGSNYAGSKVAELAGKYIKKSVLELGGSDPFLIFEDADIEEAVKYGIISRFLNAGQSCIAAKRFIVHNKIYDKFINIFKRETEKLKTGDPMNSDNYIGPMAKESFVIELEEQVNKSVEMGAKIITGGKRKKSGTCYYLPTIIDNIPENAPLANEEIFGPVAPVFEFNDYSEAVKIANNTPFGLGATVWTKDIDKAKKIADEIVTGTVAINGMVKSEPGLPFGGVKDSGYGRELSEYGLKEFANIKTINIF